One Prunus dulcis chromosome 8, ALMONDv2, whole genome shotgun sequence DNA window includes the following coding sequences:
- the LOC117637503 gene encoding sucrose-binding protein-like gives MALKSKLLLVALLLSVLFLSVYVASATQDPELKQCRHQCEHQQGFDSKQREQCEQGCDKYIKQKREEEKHRRKSEGGGSFYPISETGRAQEEEEEFQGRQQQDQNPYFFEDEHFETRVQTEEGRFQLLQKFTERSDLLRAIENYRIGFLVTKPHAFVAPSHFDADTVLFVFQGRPAVTIVRGEKRETHNLEHGDLFRIPAGTPVYMVNRDENEKLFIVNFMKPVSVPGEYEAFYAAGGENPESFFKAFSPQVLQAALKTEINKLERLFGQQRQGSITRASKEPIKKLSQQHGQGGSEGFLPFHGGQSSSDAFNLFSKHPSQANKFGRLFEADFNDFKQLQDLDLLVSFANITQGAMVGPYFNSRATKISFVLDGEGYFEMACPHVSSTGRQEPQPQPEQQPQPQQRRKSSPRYQKISGNLRRGAVFVAPAGHPMTAIASRNSNLQIICFEVNAHDNIRVPLVGKKNVVSQFDREAKELAFNVPAREVDRIFNNQDDEFFFEGPNEQPEHGRAYA, from the exons ATGGCGTTGAAAAGTAAGCTTCTTTTGGTTGCCTTGCTCTTGTCTGTTCTGTTTCTGAGTGTATATGTAGCTTCGGCTACGCAAGACCCAGAGCTGAAGCAGTGCAGGCACCAGTGCGAACACCAGCAAGGGTTTGATTCAAAACAGAGGGAACAGTGTGAGCAAGGGTGTGACAAATACATCAAGCAGAAGAGGGAGGAAGAGAAACACAGAAGGAAATCGGAAGGAGGAGGAAGCTTTTATCCAATATCAGAGACCGGACGTGCgcaagaggaggaggaggagtttCAGGGTCGACAACAACAAGACCAAAATCCTTACTTCTTCGAAGATGAGCATTTTGAGACCAGAGTTCAAACAGAGGAAGGCAGATTTCAGCTTCTTCAGAAATTCACTGAAAGGTCAGATCTTTTGCGCGCCATTGAGAATTATCGAATTGGGTTTCTTGTCACTAAGCCACACGCATTTGTAGCTCCATCCCATTTTGATGCTGATACTGTTCTCTTTGTTTTCCAGG GTCGACCAGCCGTTACCATAGTTaggggagagaagagagagaccCATAATCTTGAACATGGAGATCTCTTTAGAATTCCAGCAGGTACGCCTGTTTATATGGTCAACAGAGATGAGAATGAAAAGCTCTTCATTGTCAATTTCATGAAGCCAGTCTCTGTTCCTGGTGAGTACGAGGCATTTTATGCTGCTGGTGGTGAAAACCCAGAATCGTTTTTCAAAGCATTCAGCCCACAAGTACTTCAAGCCGCTTTAAAG ACGGAGATAAATAAGCTGGAGAGGCTATTTGGGCAGCAGAGGCAGGGCAGCATAACCAGGGCCTCCAAAGAACCAATTAAGAAACTGAGCCAACAGCACGGCCAAGGTGGAAGCGAAGGCTTCTTGCCTTTCCATGGTGGACAATCATCAAGTGATGCATTCAATCTTTTCAGCAAGCATCCCTCCCAAGCAAACAAATTTGGCCGTCTCTTTGAAGCAGATTTCAACGACTTCAAGCAGCTTCAAGACCTCGACCTCCTCGTCTCCTTCGCCAACATAACCCAA GGGGCTATGGTGGGCCCATACTTCAACTCGAGAGCCACAAAGATCTCTTTTGTGCTAGATGGAGAAGGCTACTTTGAGATGGCATGTCCTCATGTTAGCTCAACCGGAAGACAAGAGCCGCAGCCGCAGCCGGAGCAGCAGCCACAGCCGCAGCAGAGACGGAAGAGCAGCCCAAGGTACCAGAAAATAAGCGGAAACTTGAGGCGTGGGGCTGTTTTTGTTGCACCAGCTGGTCACCCAATGACAGCCATAGCCTCGAGGAATAGCAACCTGCAAATCATCTGTTTTGAGGTCAATGCTCATGACAACATCAGGGTCCCTCTGGTAGGGAAGAAGAATGTGGTGAGCCAGTTTGACAGGGAAGCCAAAGAGCTGGCTTTCAATGTGCCTGCAAGAGAAGTGGATCGCATCTTCAATAACCAAGACGATGAGTTCTTCTTTGAGGGACCAAATGAACAGCCTGAACATGGACGTGCTTATGCATGA
- the LOC117637766 gene encoding 50S ribosomal protein L24-like isoform X2, whose protein sequence is MGWKAAEKLIRHWKVLRGDNVMIIRGKDKGDTGIIKRVIRSQNRVIVEGKNLVKKHIKQGQGHEGGIFTVEAPLHASNVQVVDPVTGCGCTLNIMFLKSRACKVGVRYLEDGTKVRVSRGIGASGSIIPRPEILKIRTTPRPTAGPKDTPLNVALEKTYDAKTGKGMAEL, encoded by the exons ATGGGTTGGAAAGCGGCTGAGAAACTGATTAGGCACTGGAAGGTTCTCAGAGGAGATAAT GTGATGATAATAAGGGGCAAAGACAAGGGTGATACGGGTATTATCAAGCGAGTCATTCGCTCTCAGAATCGTGTTATTGTGGAAGGAAAAAATCTG GTAAAGAAACATATCAAGCAAGGCCAAGGCCATGAAGGTGGGATATTTACTGTCGAAGCCCCTCTTCATGCCTCAAATGTGCAAGTTGTTGATCCAGTGACAGGGTGTGGATGTACTCTTAACattatgtttttaaaatc GAGGGCTTGTAAAGTTGGTGTTAGATATCTTGAGGATGGAACAAAAGTTCGAGTATCTAGAGGAATAGGGGCATCGGGATCTATAATCCCTCGTCCTGAGATCTTGAAGATAAGAACCACTCCAAGACCTACTG CTGGTCCAAAGGACACTCCTCTGAATGTTGCGTTGGAGAAGACTTATGATGCCAAAACAGGGAAGGGCATGGCTGAACTTTGA
- the LOC117637766 gene encoding 50S ribosomal protein L24-like isoform X1, which produces MGWKAAEKLIRHWKVLRGDNVMIIRGKDKGDTGIIKRVIRSQNRVIVEGKNLVKKHIKQGQGHEGGIFTVEAPLHASNVQVVDPVTGCGCTLNIMFLKSRACKVGVRYLEDGTKVRVSRGIGASGSIIPRPEILKIRTTPRPTVAGPKDTPLNVALEKTYDAKTGKGMAEL; this is translated from the exons ATGGGTTGGAAAGCGGCTGAGAAACTGATTAGGCACTGGAAGGTTCTCAGAGGAGATAAT GTGATGATAATAAGGGGCAAAGACAAGGGTGATACGGGTATTATCAAGCGAGTCATTCGCTCTCAGAATCGTGTTATTGTGGAAGGAAAAAATCTG GTAAAGAAACATATCAAGCAAGGCCAAGGCCATGAAGGTGGGATATTTACTGTCGAAGCCCCTCTTCATGCCTCAAATGTGCAAGTTGTTGATCCAGTGACAGGGTGTGGATGTACTCTTAACattatgtttttaaaatc GAGGGCTTGTAAAGTTGGTGTTAGATATCTTGAGGATGGAACAAAAGTTCGAGTATCTAGAGGAATAGGGGCATCGGGATCTATAATCCCTCGTCCTGAGATCTTGAAGATAAGAACCACTCCAAGACCTACTGTTG CTGGTCCAAAGGACACTCCTCTGAATGTTGCGTTGGAGAAGACTTATGATGCCAAAACAGGGAAGGGCATGGCTGAACTTTGA
- the LOC117637766 gene encoding 50S ribosomal protein L24-like isoform X3 has product MGWKAAEKLIRHWKVLRGDNVMIIRGKDKGDTGIIKRVIRSQNRVIVEGKNLVKKHIKQGQGHEGGIFTVEAPLHASNVQVVDPVTGRACKVGVRYLEDGTKVRVSRGIGASGSIIPRPEILKIRTTPRPTVAGPKDTPLNVALEKTYDAKTGKGMAEL; this is encoded by the exons ATGGGTTGGAAAGCGGCTGAGAAACTGATTAGGCACTGGAAGGTTCTCAGAGGAGATAAT GTGATGATAATAAGGGGCAAAGACAAGGGTGATACGGGTATTATCAAGCGAGTCATTCGCTCTCAGAATCGTGTTATTGTGGAAGGAAAAAATCTG GTAAAGAAACATATCAAGCAAGGCCAAGGCCATGAAGGTGGGATATTTACTGTCGAAGCCCCTCTTCATGCCTCAAATGTGCAAGTTGTTGATCCAGTGACAGG GAGGGCTTGTAAAGTTGGTGTTAGATATCTTGAGGATGGAACAAAAGTTCGAGTATCTAGAGGAATAGGGGCATCGGGATCTATAATCCCTCGTCCTGAGATCTTGAAGATAAGAACCACTCCAAGACCTACTGTTG CTGGTCCAAAGGACACTCCTCTGAATGTTGCGTTGGAGAAGACTTATGATGCCAAAACAGGGAAGGGCATGGCTGAACTTTGA
- the LOC117637980 gene encoding major pollen allergen Ole e 6-like: MAKKLVAVFLMLVVVVAALHIREAEAEDGDHKEYKECFGNCLKECEDGDAHGQTYCEMSCDTECAIKESAERLKNIKI; the protein is encoded by the exons ATGGCCAAGAAGCTTGTTGCAGTGTTTCTCatgttggtggtggttgttgCAGCACTCCACATTCGGGAGGCTGAGGCAGAAGACGGTGATCACAAGGAATACAAGGAGTGCTTCGGCAACTGCTTGAAGGAATGCGAAGACGGCGACGCCCACGGTCAAACTTACTGTGAGATGAGCTGTGACACTGAATGTGCAATTAAAGAGAGTGCCG AAAGGCTGAAGAATATCAAAATTTGA
- the LOC117638842 gene encoding non-specific lipid-transfer protein-like protein At2g13820 has product MELFKAFRLITIPITLLIISPTLINGQISTPCTASMISNFTPCINYITGSSSNGTSPPTQSCCSSVKSLLGTGTDCACLLITASVPVQLPINRTLALSLPRACNMGGIPLQCKASASPLAAPGPALLGPTASSPLSPRASKAVAEAPAPQSGTADDLQPTSPPVESEAPTQSTPGSGRLTPSPSASTLSYVSPPSLLLIILGLVVYKSY; this is encoded by the exons ATGGAATTGTTCAAGGCTTTTCGATTGATTACTATCCCAATTACCCTCTTAATCATTTCGCCAACGTTGATTAACGGGCAGATTAGCACGCCATGCACAGCCTCAATGATCAGCAACTTCACCCCATGCATAAATTATATCACTGGGAGCAGCAGCAATGGCACGTCACCACCAACACAGAGCTGTTGCAGTTCGGTAAAGTCGTTATTGGGCACCGGCACGGACTGTGCTTGCCTTCTCATAACTGCCAGTGTCCCAGTCCAACTGCCCATTAACCGAACCCTGGcgctctctcttcctcgagcTTGTAACATGGGGGGCATCCCATTACAGTGCAAAG CCTCCGCTAGTCCCTTAGCGGCTCCAGGTCCTGCCTTACTAGGGCCAACAGCTTCTTCTCCTTTAAGTCCGAGAG CTTCTAAGGCAGTGGCAGAAGCTCCTGCACCACAATCTGGGACAGCTGATGATCTGCAGCCAACATCTCCACCAGTAGAATCAGAAGCTCCAACACAATCTACTCCAGGGAGTGGTCGACTGACCCCATCACCATCAGCATCTACTCTATCTTATGTTTCCCCACCCTCTCTCCTACTCATAATTTTGGGACTCGTGGTTTATAAGTCCTACTGA
- the LOC117638097 gene encoding non-specific lipid-transfer protein-like protein At2g13820 codes for MAFKGIEMALALVLGSMLLAGAMAQSGCTTALTSLAPCLNYVTGNSSNPSSSCCSQLSNVVQSSPQCLCSLLNGGGSSLGITINQTLALSLPGACKVQTPPASQCQGANGPTTSPSTPPASSSADPSNQTPSDASTPEAAISPSASDIPSASGEGSKTVPSTNGNTSDGSNIKAPLHFVPLLLFVISCASTLTSF; via the exons ATGGCATTCAAAGGAATTGAAATGGCTCTAGCCCTGGTCCTTGGGTCCATGCTTTTGGCTGGAGCCATGGCTCAATCAGGCTGTACCACTGCACTCACAAGCCTGGCACCATGCCTCAACTATGTCACAGGAAACTCATCAAACCCATCATCTTCATGCTGCTCACAGCTTTCTAATGTTGTCCAGTCATCACCACAGTGCCTTTGCTCATTGCTCAATGGTGGCGGCTCCTCATTGGGTATCACCATAAACCAAACCCTTGCTCTGTCTCTTCCTGGTGCCTGTAAAGTCCAAACTCCACCTGCTAGCCAGTGTCAAG GTGCCAATGGACCTACAACAAGTCCATCAACTCCTCCAGCAAGTTCCTCTGCAGATCCCTCCAATCAAACACCTTCAGATGCTTCTACACCAGAAGCTGCAATTTCGCCTTCGGCCTCAGACATTCCTTCAGCTTCAG GAGAAGGGTCGAAAACAGTTCCATCCACAAACGGAAACACATCTGATGGAAGCAACATCAAAGCACCCCTTCACTTTGTTCCCTTGCTCCTTTTCGTTATCTCTTGTGCTTCTACTCTCACCAGTTTTTGA